A window of Marinobacter halotolerans genomic DNA:
GCGATGCAGAATGGACGTAATGGCCGGCAGCGGAAAATGAAACTTGCTGAGATCGAGATTTACTGGTCGTTTACTATTCACAGCGCTCTCACACTCTCTTTTGATTCCACAGAAGGGGTGTTCTCCGACTGCAGAGGGTTGGTATGTAAGGATCATGGTGCGGTCAGGAACCGTCACCCGATTGGCTCAGGAGGGAAACCGGGCCCACGCTCTTATGAATTCGGCGCTGTACACGGTTAGTTCCCAATTACGGGCTAGAGATTATAAGGAGTAGGCCTTCTGATTACAAACGCGAAAGCTGGCAAAACCCCGTAAAATCAGGGGTTCGGACTTTATGCCGAATCAGGGCCGCCGCGGCCTGTGGCCGGCTTTTGCGGCCTGGTTCATTGACAAAAAAAGCCAACACCCTATATTTTGCCGCCAGTTTTGCGATAATACGCGCCTTCTAATACTCCCAAACGCTGACCCAGCATCCAAACGTTGATAAATAGGAGAGCACCATGACCGATAAGAAAGCCACGCTTTCGGTGGGTGACAAGTCCATAGAGCTACCGATGTATTCCGGCACTGTCGGCCCCGACGTCATTGATGTACGCAGCCTGGTCCAGGAAGGCGTTTTCACCTACGACCCCGGTTTCGTTTCCACAGCAGCCTGTGAATCCGAAATCACGTTCATCGACGGCGCAAACGGCGTTCTCCTGCACCGTGGTTACCCCATTGAAGAGCTGGCCGAGAATTCCGACTATCTGGAAGTCTGCTATCTGCTGCTTAACGGTGAGCTGCCAACCGCCGAGGAAAATACGCAGTTCCATCAGACGATCAAGAACCACACCATGCTTCATGATCAGATGCGCAACTTCTACCAGGGCTTCCGCCGCGATGCCCATCCCATGGCCATTATGTGCGGCGTGGTTGGCGCACTGTCAGCGTTCTATCACGACCAGATGGACGTAACGAACGAGCACGAGCGGGAGATTACCGCTCACCGCCTGATCGCCAAGATGCCGACTATCGCAGCCTGGAGCTACAAGTACAGCATCGGCCAGCCGTTCATGTATCCGCGCAACGACCTGTCCTATGCAGAGAACTTCCTGCAAATGATGTTCGGCGTGCCCTGCGAGGAATATGTTCCGAACCCGGTCCTGGCCAAGGCCATGGACAAGATCTTTATCCTGCATGCAGACCACGAACAGAACGCCTCAACCTCGACGGTGCGGCTTGCGGGCTCAACCGGCGCCAACCCCTACGCATGCATCGCTTCCGGCATTGCAGCGCTCTGGGGCCCGGCTCATGGCGGCGCAAACGAGGCCGTACTGGATATGCTGGCTGAAATTGGCGACGAAGCGAACATCGAGAAGTACATTGCCAAGGCCAAGGACAAGAACGACCCGTTCCGCCTGATGGGCTTTGGACACCGGGTCTACAAGAACTTTGACCCGCGGGCCAAGGTAATGGCAGAGACTGCCCACGAAGTACTGACAGAACTTGGACTGGAAAACGACCCTCTGCTGAAGATCGCCCAACGCCTCGAGAAAATCGCACTGGAAGACGAGTACTTTGTTGAGCGTAAGCTCTACCCGAACGTGGATTTCTACTCCGGCCTGATTCTGAAGGCGATTGGCATCCCGACCTCCATGTTCACCGTGATATTCGCCCTGTCCCGTACCATTGGCTGGTTCTCCCACTGGAACGAGATGGTCAGTGGCAATTACCGGATTGGCCGTCCACGCCAGCTCTACACCGGCTCGGATGTCCGCAAATACCCGAAAAAATAACCCGATAAACAGACAGCCCGACTCAACGCAGGGTTAAAATAGGAAAGGCCGCCGACACAGCGGCCTTTTTTGTGCCCGGACATTCTGTAATGATGATCCTCTTCCAAAAACAACATGACTTCGGAGAATAACCAATGAGCATTACTGCTGCCTTTCTGGGACTGGGCGTTATGGGCTACCCAATGGCCGGACATCTGGCCAAAGCCGGCATTTCGGTCAGCGTATGGAACCGCACCGCCGCAAAAGCCGAGCAATGGGCCTCCGATTATTCAGGCACTGCCTGCGACACCATCGCATCCGCGGTAGCCCAGGCCGACTTCGTCTTTACCTGCGTGGGCGCTGACATTGACCTGCAGGAGATATTTGAGGGTCCGGGGGGTATCATTGAAAACGCCAAGCCCGGCGCGGTGTTGGTTGATCACACGACCGCGTCAGCCGGCGTTGCGGAGCATCTGGCTGAGTTGGCGGCACAGAAGCAACTGGCGTTTGTTGACGCACCGGTGTCCGGGGGGCAGCAAGGAGCCGAAAAGGGTCAGCTCACAATTATGTGTGGTGGCAAGGCTCAGGCTTTTTCCCAGGCTCAGCCGCTGATGGAGCACTACTCCAAGGCTCTGAACCTGATGGGCCCTGTCGGCGCCGGCCAGCGCACCAAGATGGTCAACCAGATTGCCATCGCAGGCCTGGTTCAGGGACTATCCGAAGCATTGCACTTTGCCGAACAGGCAGACCTTGACGTTCAGAAGGTCGTTGACGTTATTTCCAAGGGCGCCGCCCAGTCCTGGCAGATGGAAAATCGCTCAACCACAATGATCGCCGGGGAGTTCGAGCACGGATTCGCGGTGAACTGGATGCGCAAAGACCTGGCTATTTGCCTGGAAGAAGCCCGCAAAAACGGCGCCAGACTGCCCGTGGCAGCGCTAGTCGACCAGTTTTACGGAGATGTTCAGGATATGGGCGGCGCCCGCTGGGACACCTCATCGCTGATCCAGCGACTGCGGAAGAAATAGTGATCTACTTCTTTTTGTCCTGAGGCACCCAGCGTCCGTTCTGGTACCAGGCAGACCAGCCAGTGGCCTTGCCATCCTTCTCGGACATGACGTACTGCTCTTTTGACTTGCGGCTGTAGCGAATTACCGTCGGGTTGCCCTCCGGGTCTTTCTCCGGCGCATCCATCAGGTAATCGTATTTCGGGTCGATTTCCTTGCGGTGCGGTTTGATTTCCATCACCAGGGGCGGCCGGGTTTCCCGGTTTTTCGGGAACTTGCTCGCAGCCAGGAAAAGACCTGACGCGCCATCACGCAGAACGTAGGTGTCATCCACCTTCTGACAGGGAAGCTCTGGCATCGGCACGGGATCCATCTTGGGGGGTGCCGGCTCGCCGCTTTTCAGAAGTTTCCGGGTGTTCTTGCACTGGTCATTGGTACAGCCGAAGTACTTACCAAATCTTCCGGTTTTCAGCTGCATTTCCGAGCCGCACTTGTCGCATTCAAGCGTCGGGCCCTCGTAGCCCTTGATGCGAAACGTGCCCTTCTCCACTTCAAAGCCCGAGCAATCCGGGTTGTTACCACAGACGTGCAGCTTGCGGCCTTCATCCACAAGGTAACTGTCCATCGCAGTGCCACATTTAGGGCACCGACGTTTCTTGCGCAGCAGGCGTGTTTCGCCCTCGCCTTCTACGTCCTCGTCCGCACTGACCACCTCATCCCCGGAGACCAGGTTAATGGTGGTTTTACAACGTTCTTTCGGGGGCAGCGAGTAGCCCGAGCAACCCAGAAAAACGCCGGTGCTCGCCACCCGAATCTGCATCGGACGGGCGCAGGTAGGACAAGGAATGTCAGTTTCCGTAGGCGTGTTCGCCCGCATTCCACCCTCGTCACCACTTTCCGCCTCTTCCAACTGTTTCCGGAAGCGACTGTAAAAGTCGTTCAGAACCTTTTTCCACTGAACATCACCGGACGCAATTTCATCCAGCTCGTCTTCCATTCGGGCAGTGAAGTCGAAGTCCATCAGGTTCGGAAAAGACTCTGACAACCGCTCGGTGACGATTTCGCCCATCTTCTCGGCGTAAAAACGACGGTTCTGCAGCCGCACATAGCCCCTGTCCTGAATGGTGGAGATGATGGAGGCATAGGTTGAAGGCCGACCGATACCCTGTTTTTCCAGCTCTTTTACCAGGCTTGCCTCGGTATAACGGGGAGCAGGCTTGGTGAAGTGCTGAGTCGGGTCAAGTTTCTCAAGACCCAGGGTCTCGCCCTCTTTGATGTCCGGCAAAGCGATGTCTTCGTCTTTTTTGGAAGTCTGCGGGGCCGCTTTCAGGAAGCCTTCGAATTTTATAATTCTGCCACGGGTTCTCAGCTCATAATCACCATTGGCAACCATGATGGACGTACTCAGGAACTCGGCATCGGCCATCTGGCAGGCGATAAACTGGCGCCAGATCAGTTCATAGAGCTTCTCAGCGTCTTTTTCCAGGCCCTGGATACTCGCAGGGCGACGGTCCACATCGGTTGGCCTGATGGCCTCGTGGGCCTCCTGAGCGCCCTCTTTGCTGCCGTACACCCTCGGCTTCTCAGGCAGGAACTTGTCGCCAAACTGATTTTTGACGTATTCCCGGCAACTGGCCACCGCATCCTGGCTCAGGTTGGTGGAGTCGGTACGCATGTAGGTAATGAAACCTGCCTCGTACAGACGCTGGGCCAGCATCATGGTTTTCTTGACGCTGAAACCCATCCGGTTACTGGCAGCCTGCTGCAGAGTTGACGTAATAAATGGTGCAGACGGACGCGACCGTGTGGGCTTGTCCTCGCGCTTGGCGACCTTGAAGCTGCCGGCCTTGAGCCGCTCGACATGCTCGTTGCTCTGCTGCTCCGTCGCGGGCCGGTAGGCCTTTTCATCGTACCGGGTGACCTCAAAACGGATTGCGCTGTCTTTTTCGCTGCGGGTCAGATCCGCGTGCAGTTGCCAGAATTCCTCCGGCACAAATTTGCGGATTTCCCGCTCCCGCTCAACGATCAGCCGGACGGCAACCGACTGAACCCGGCCCGCGGACAGACCACGTGCGATTTTCGCCCAGAGCAGCGGCGACACCATATAACCAACAACCCGATCCAGAAAGCGGCGGGCCTGCTGCGCATTTACCCGATCATTGTCGAGACTGCCCGGATCATTGAAGGCTTCCTGGATGGCACGCTTGGTAATTTCATTAAACACCACCCGGCGGTATTTCTCGGGCTCACCACCGATGGTTTGCTGCAGGTGCCAGGCGATGGCCTCCCCTTCACGGTCAAGGTCCGTCGCGAGATAGATATTGTCAGCGGATTTCGCCAAACGCTTGAGCTCACTGACGACCTTTTCTTTGCCCGGCAAAATTTCGTAGCGCGCATCCCAGTCACGGTCCGGATCCACACCCATGCGGGCAACCAGTTGCTCACGGGCCTTCTTCTGTTTGTGGATGGCTTTTTCGTCGGGGCTCATCTTGCGGGTGATTGCCGCCTGCCGCGCCCGCTCTTTCGGATCGCTGGTGGACCCGGAGCCACTGACCGGAAGGTCACGAATATGACCGACACTGGACTTAACAATAAAGTCAGGACCGAGGTATTTGTTGATGGTCTTCGCTTTCGCTGGCGACTCGACAATAACGAGGCTTTTACCCATATCGGAGTTCTATATCCTTTGCGATGATCGGTTAAAAATTCAGCAAACCGGAAACTCGCTGTAAAATCAGTCGGCTAGAAAAGTCTCAATAGCCGCCATATTTGTATAAGTGCATTGTTTTACAGGGTCGGGAAAAGCAAGACAACCCATTCGTAAAAAATGCCGACCGCTTTCAGGGCACCCACAGACAAGAAAGCCCGGCATTTGCCGGGCCTTCTGTGAACGCGTTACTGATTCAAATCAGCGAATCAGAGACGCTCCCATACCGTTGCAATGCCCTGACCCAGGCCGATACACATGGTGGATACACCAAGCTTACCGCCTTTGGCCTGCATAACGTTCAGCAGGGTTGTGGAGATGCGCGCACCGGAGCAGCCCAGTGGATGCCCGAGGGCAATCGCACCACCGTTCAGGTTCACTTTCTCTTCCATCACGCCCAGCAGCTTCAGGTCCTTCAGAACCGGCAGCGACTGACCCGCGAAGGCTTCGTTCAGTTCCCAGAAGTCGATATCTTCAACTTTCAGGCCTGCGCGCTTGAGTGCCTTCTTGGTAGCCGGAACCGGCCCGTAACCCATAATGGCCGGATCGACACCGGCAACCGCCATGGCGCGAACCTTGGCAATCGGCTTCAGGCCCATAGCTTCAGCACGCTCGGCAGACATCAGCACCATGGCAGAAGCGCCATCGGTGAGCTGGGAAGACGTACCCGCAGTAACGGTACCGTTTTTCGGATCAAACGCCGGTTTCAGCTGCCCGAGGGATTCGACGGTGGTCTCCGGACGGATGGTTTCGTCCTCTTCAATCAGCTTCTTGAAGCCATTCTCGTCATGACCTTCGATCGGAACGATTTCGTTCTTGAAACGGCCCTCATCGGTCGCTTCCTGGGCGAGGCGGTGAGACCTCGCGCCGAATTCGTCCTGCTGCTGACGGGTAATGCCGTGCATTTTCGCCAGCATTTCCGCGGTCAGGCCCATCATGTTGGACGCTTTGGCGGAATACTTGGACGCGGCCGGGTTATGGTCAAAGCCGTCGGTCATGGGAATGTGGCCCATGTGCTCTACACCACCCACGACAAACACATCGCCGTTTCCGGTCTGGATCGCCTGGGTAGCTGTGTGGATCGCGCTCATGGCGGAACCACACAGACGGTTGACGGTCTGCGCCGCGGATTCATGGGGAATGCGGGTCAGCAGTGAGATCTGACGCGCCACGTTGAAGCCCTGCTCCTTGGTCTGATTCACACAGCCCCAGATCACATCTTCAACTTCTTTCGGGTCGAGCTTGGGATTACGCTCAAACAATGCTTCGATCAGCGCTGCCGACAGGGTTTCCGCGCGCACATTGCGGAAACAACCGTTTTTGGCACGCCCCATCGGAGTCCGCACGCAATCGACGACGACAACGTCTCTCGGATTAAGGCTCATAGATCGTTCTCCGTTCGGAAATCTCGTTCAGGGTTAGCCAAAGAACTTTTCGCCAGTTTTGGCCATCTCACGCAGTTTCTCGGTCGGGTGGTATAGAGGACCGAGATCTGCAAACTTGTCTGCCAGTTCGACGAACTTGTCGACACCCATATCGTCGATATAGCGCAGGGCACCACCGCGGAACGGCGGGAAGCCGATACCGAAGATCAGGCCCATATCGGCGTCTGCCGGGTCTTCAACAATGCCGTCTTCCAGGCAGCGAACGGTTTCCAGACACAGGGGCAGCATCATACGGGCGATGATGTCCTCGTCGCTGAAGTCGTTCTTGCCCTGAACAACCGGTTCAAGCAGCTTGTAGGTTTCTTCGTCTACAATCTTCTTCTGCTTGCCCTTGCGGTCCAGTTCATATTTATAGAAGCCCTTATCGTTCTTCTGTCCATAACGGTTGTTGTCGAACATCACGTCGATGGCAGTCGTACCCTCGTGCTTCATGCGATCCGGGAAGCCGTCGGCCATCACTTCGCCGGCGTGCTTGCCGGTGTCCATGCCCACAACGTCCAGCAGATAGGCCGGGCCCATCGGCCAGCCGAACTTTTCCATGACCTTGTCGACGTGCTGGAAGTCAGCGCCGTCACGGACCAGGTTCACAAAGCCGCCAAAGTAGGGGAACAGAACGCGGTTAACCAGGAAGCCGGGGCAGTCATTCACCACGATCGGGGTCTTGCCCATAGCCTTGGCGTAAGCCACGGTGGTGGCAATGGCCTTGTCGCTGGTCTTCTTGCCACGGATAACTTCAACCAGCGGCATCATGTGCACCGGGTTAAAGAAGTGCATGCCGCAGAAGTTTTCCGGACGCTTCAGGTTCTTGGCCAGAAGGTCGATGGAAATGGTAGACGTGTTGGTGGTCAGGATCGCGTCTTCGCGAACGTTGTCCTCGGTCTCACGCAGAACCGCGTCTTTTACCTTCGGGTTCTCGACAACGGCTTCTACCACCAGATCCACGCTCTTGAAATCGCCATAGTTCAGGGTCGGCGTAATGCTGTTCAGAACGTCGGCCATCTTGCCGGCATCCATCTTGCCCTTGTCCACGCGCTTGGAAAGCAGCTTCTTGGCTTCTTTCAGACCCAGCGCAATGCCTTCCTGGGCGATGTCTTTCATGATGATCGGGGTGCCCTTCAGTGCAGACTGATAGGCAACACCGCCACCCATGATGCCGGCACCAAGAACAGCTGCCAGCTTCACTTCATTGGCTTCTTTTTCCCAGGCTTTCGCTTTCTTCTTCAGCTCCTGATCGTTCAGGAACAGGCCAACCAGGCAGGCCGCCACGTTGGTCTTGGCCATCTTTGCGAAGCCTTTCGCTTCTACTTCGATCGCCTTGTCGCGGGTCAGACCGGCGTGCTTCTGCATCACCTTGATCGCTTCAACCGGCGCCGGGTAATTCGGGCCAGCCTGGC
This region includes:
- the topA gene encoding type I DNA topoisomerase; this translates as MGKSLVIVESPAKAKTINKYLGPDFIVKSSVGHIRDLPVSGSGSTSDPKERARQAAITRKMSPDEKAIHKQKKAREQLVARMGVDPDRDWDARYEILPGKEKVVSELKRLAKSADNIYLATDLDREGEAIAWHLQQTIGGEPEKYRRVVFNEITKRAIQEAFNDPGSLDNDRVNAQQARRFLDRVVGYMVSPLLWAKIARGLSAGRVQSVAVRLIVEREREIRKFVPEEFWQLHADLTRSEKDSAIRFEVTRYDEKAYRPATEQQSNEHVERLKAGSFKVAKREDKPTRSRPSAPFITSTLQQAASNRMGFSVKKTMMLAQRLYEAGFITYMRTDSTNLSQDAVASCREYVKNQFGDKFLPEKPRVYGSKEGAQEAHEAIRPTDVDRRPASIQGLEKDAEKLYELIWRQFIACQMADAEFLSTSIMVANGDYELRTRGRIIKFEGFLKAAPQTSKKDEDIALPDIKEGETLGLEKLDPTQHFTKPAPRYTEASLVKELEKQGIGRPSTYASIISTIQDRGYVRLQNRRFYAEKMGEIVTERLSESFPNLMDFDFTARMEDELDEIASGDVQWKKVLNDFYSRFRKQLEEAESGDEGGMRANTPTETDIPCPTCARPMQIRVASTGVFLGCSGYSLPPKERCKTTINLVSGDEVVSADEDVEGEGETRLLRKKRRCPKCGTAMDSYLVDEGRKLHVCGNNPDCSGFEVEKGTFRIKGYEGPTLECDKCGSEMQLKTGRFGKYFGCTNDQCKNTRKLLKSGEPAPPKMDPVPMPELPCQKVDDTYVLRDGASGLFLAASKFPKNRETRPPLVMEIKPHRKEIDPKYDYLMDAPEKDPEGNPTVIRYSRKSKEQYVMSEKDGKATGWSAWYQNGRWVPQDKKK
- the fadB gene encoding fatty acid oxidation complex subunit alpha FadB — its product is MIYEGKAITVKEIEGGIAQLNFDLQGESVNKFNRLTIEELRAATDKLEAQKGLKGLVVTSSKDSFIVGADINEFTELFAGSEEDLVANNLKANEVFSAIEDLPFPTVTAINGMALGGGFEMCLATDYRVIDPKAKVGLPEVKLGIFPGFGGTVRLSRLVGVDYAVEWICGGTENRADKALKVGAVDAVIESDKLVEGAIAIINQCNEGKLDYQARREEKKGKIKLNAMESMMAFEISKGYVAGQAGPNYPAPVEAIKVMQKHAGLTRDKAIEVEAKGFAKMAKTNVAACLVGLFLNDQELKKKAKAWEKEANEVKLAAVLGAGIMGGGVAYQSALKGTPIIMKDIAQEGIALGLKEAKKLLSKRVDKGKMDAGKMADVLNSITPTLNYGDFKSVDLVVEAVVENPKVKDAVLRETEDNVREDAILTTNTSTISIDLLAKNLKRPENFCGMHFFNPVHMMPLVEVIRGKKTSDKAIATTVAYAKAMGKTPIVVNDCPGFLVNRVLFPYFGGFVNLVRDGADFQHVDKVMEKFGWPMGPAYLLDVVGMDTGKHAGEVMADGFPDRMKHEGTTAIDVMFDNNRYGQKNDKGFYKYELDRKGKQKKIVDEETYKLLEPVVQGKNDFSDEDIIARMMLPLCLETVRCLEDGIVEDPADADMGLIFGIGFPPFRGGALRYIDDMGVDKFVELADKFADLGPLYHPTEKLREMAKTGEKFFG
- a CDS encoding NAD(P)-dependent oxidoreductase; the protein is MSITAAFLGLGVMGYPMAGHLAKAGISVSVWNRTAAKAEQWASDYSGTACDTIASAVAQADFVFTCVGADIDLQEIFEGPGGIIENAKPGAVLVDHTTASAGVAEHLAELAAQKQLAFVDAPVSGGQQGAEKGQLTIMCGGKAQAFSQAQPLMEHYSKALNLMGPVGAGQRTKMVNQIAIAGLVQGLSEALHFAEQADLDVQKVVDVISKGAAQSWQMENRSTTMIAGEFEHGFAVNWMRKDLAICLEEARKNGARLPVAALVDQFYGDVQDMGGARWDTSSLIQRLRKK
- the fadA gene encoding acetyl-CoA C-acyltransferase FadA, translating into MSLNPRDVVVVDCVRTPMGRAKNGCFRNVRAETLSAALIEALFERNPKLDPKEVEDVIWGCVNQTKEQGFNVARQISLLTRIPHESAAQTVNRLCGSAMSAIHTATQAIQTGNGDVFVVGGVEHMGHIPMTDGFDHNPAASKYSAKASNMMGLTAEMLAKMHGITRQQQDEFGARSHRLAQEATDEGRFKNEIVPIEGHDENGFKKLIEEDETIRPETTVESLGQLKPAFDPKNGTVTAGTSSQLTDGASAMVLMSAERAEAMGLKPIAKVRAMAVAGVDPAIMGYGPVPATKKALKRAGLKVEDIDFWELNEAFAGQSLPVLKDLKLLGVMEEKVNLNGGAIALGHPLGCSGARISTTLLNVMQAKGGKLGVSTMCIGLGQGIATVWERL
- the gltA gene encoding citrate synthase — encoded protein: MTDKKATLSVGDKSIELPMYSGTVGPDVIDVRSLVQEGVFTYDPGFVSTAACESEITFIDGANGVLLHRGYPIEELAENSDYLEVCYLLLNGELPTAEENTQFHQTIKNHTMLHDQMRNFYQGFRRDAHPMAIMCGVVGALSAFYHDQMDVTNEHEREITAHRLIAKMPTIAAWSYKYSIGQPFMYPRNDLSYAENFLQMMFGVPCEEYVPNPVLAKAMDKIFILHADHEQNASTSTVRLAGSTGANPYACIASGIAALWGPAHGGANEAVLDMLAEIGDEANIEKYIAKAKDKNDPFRLMGFGHRVYKNFDPRAKVMAETAHEVLTELGLENDPLLKIAQRLEKIALEDEYFVERKLYPNVDFYSGLILKAIGIPTSMFTVIFALSRTIGWFSHWNEMVSGNYRIGRPRQLYTGSDVRKYPKK